A window of the Bacillus sp. A301a_S52 genome harbors these coding sequences:
- a CDS encoding TetR/AcrR family transcriptional regulator — protein sequence MDDLRKKKGIETKNRIRSSTTTILAREGMSGLSAKKIADEAGISKSNLFHHYRSIDDILIDLFESITSETAHALSNFEFQTLEEFFHMLGELTLQLSVEKEETFIAMFHYFNFALTNPDYKDRIEKLKQHLMNIFSGYIRSIEPIPQATLANIAESIVITLDAFGMHYSLDRDKQKFLHQWNIQSDLYCHYLRNT from the coding sequence ATGGATGATTTAAGAAAAAAAAAGGGTATAGAAACAAAAAATCGTATACGTTCTTCCACCACAACTATCCTTGCACGTGAAGGTATGTCTGGTTTAAGTGCCAAAAAGATAGCAGACGAAGCTGGTATAAGCAAAAGCAATTTATTTCATCACTATCGTTCTATAGACGACATATTAATTGATCTATTTGAAAGTATTACTTCAGAAACAGCGCATGCCTTATCTAATTTTGAATTTCAAACGTTAGAGGAATTTTTCCATATGTTAGGCGAATTAACTCTTCAACTTTCAGTCGAAAAAGAGGAGACATTCATCGCAATGTTTCATTACTTTAATTTTGCATTGACCAATCCTGATTATAAGGATCGAATAGAAAAACTAAAGCAACATCTAATGAACATTTTCAGTGGTTATATCCGTTCAATAGAACCAATACCACAGGCCACATTAGCAAATATTGCAGAAAGTATTGTCATTACTCTTGATGCATTTGGTATGCATTATTCATTAGACCGTGATAAGCAAAAATTTTTGCATCAATGGAACATACAATCAGATTTGTATTGTCACTATTTAAGAAATACTTAA
- a CDS encoding GNAT family N-acetyltransferase, translated as MIKISSSDFKASSTLLGTAFSHDPLFTYLFGSHAKEHIIKFFHFVLRYQQIKKQLIIGKKENGLLQGVACVEKPQTTKPIKSVLIQIKLFLLVLQLAFQVKWKVFKKINYYMKMISDRRPAGRHYYLVCIGVNHKEQGKGVGKFLLDAIHEIVDNDPLSTGIALDTENEENIALYRSFGYRLINEDRLDEIMVYTMFRSKKCVNK; from the coding sequence ATGATTAAAATTAGCAGTAGTGACTTTAAAGCGTCTAGTACATTGTTAGGGACAGCCTTTTCACACGATCCCTTATTCACCTACTTATTTGGAAGTCATGCGAAAGAACACATAATTAAGTTCTTTCATTTTGTTTTGAGATATCAGCAAATAAAGAAACAATTAATCATAGGTAAAAAAGAAAATGGTCTTTTACAAGGCGTAGCATGCGTTGAAAAACCGCAAACGACAAAACCTATTAAGTCAGTTTTAATACAAATAAAGTTATTTCTGTTAGTTTTGCAATTAGCTTTTCAGGTAAAGTGGAAGGTATTTAAAAAGATTAATTATTACATGAAAATGATAAGCGACCGACGTCCAGCAGGGCGGCACTATTACTTAGTTTGTATCGGAGTGAATCATAAAGAGCAGGGGAAAGGTGTAGGGAAGTTTCTACTTGATGCTATTCATGAGATAGTTGATAATGATCCTTTATCAACTGGAATTGCCCTTGATACCGAGAATGAAGAGAATATCGCATTGTATAGATCATTCGGTTATCGATTGATAAATGAAGATAGACTTGACGAAATAATGGTCTATACAATGTTCAGAAGTAAAAAGTGTGTTAACAAGTAG
- a CDS encoding winged helix DNA-binding protein, with product MNHLNGLFGDIEKYFVDINLRLNYEFNSELANKQMSKNQQLILYLIGVNDINHVKDLAYYMNLSASAISQMITKMEHMHLVTREIDTTNRRSTILKLGREGEALLVELQDKRRKIAAKYLTKMDENHLINIRDALKHVNDIIYKAQEEDSK from the coding sequence ATGAATCATTTAAATGGCTTGTTTGGTGACATTGAAAAATATTTTGTAGATATTAATTTGAGGCTTAATTATGAATTCAACTCAGAATTAGCAAACAAACAAATGTCAAAGAACCAACAACTAATACTTTATTTAATTGGTGTCAATGACATTAATCATGTTAAAGACTTAGCTTATTACATGAATTTGTCTGCTAGTGCCATAAGCCAAATGATAACAAAAATGGAACATATGCACTTAGTGACAAGAGAAATTGATACAACCAATAGGCGAAGTACCATACTTAAATTAGGAAGGGAAGGTGAAGCACTACTTGTAGAACTTCAAGACAAACGTAGAAAGATAGCAGCTAAATATTTAACAAAAATGGATGAAAATCATTTAATAAATATTAGGGATGCTCTGAAACATGTCAATGACATTATATATAAAGCACAGGAGGAGGATTCCAAATGA